A single region of the Leptodactylus fuscus isolate aLepFus1 chromosome 5, aLepFus1.hap2, whole genome shotgun sequence genome encodes:
- the SKOR1 gene encoding SKI family transcriptional corepressor 1 has protein sequence MEGISAQREPGSSPSTKPPGQDSQPFASGPLKPNQVGETSLYGVPIVSLVIDGQERLCLAQISNTLLKSYSYNEIHNRRVALGITCVQCTPVQLEILRRAGAMPISSRRCGMITKREAERLCKSFLGEHRPPKLPENFAFDVVHECAWGCRGSFIPARYNSSRAKCIKCGYCGLYFSPNKFIFHSHRAPDSKYTQPDAANFNSWRRHLRLSDPSASDDLAHSWEDVKAMFNGGTRKRAFPSPAASGSGSTRQHLELPPPPPPPPAKSLRGDEEQAARSFPLIPVPSKGFSGVLHKMTPPLFPPPPYGFPAFGLCAKKDDGVLGDKGALPGVFWPATPASKDSVYPPFPVFWPAAGALPVPSYTGLSQQQASGKTAGEAEEPESSGETPEEQQPCREEDRSGDEGRPGEPLTPRKLRYISAFRPVVKAAESLAKLYGSREVYGPSRPPGYSSPDLLSDTSSFRSVSPGPDTADEPEVDVESSRFPEEDRGASVVPGPCSSASSPASARDTEDRREHSPGDSPRSTGGYEVYTKQIADGPQTLKTNAPHQGLPTSYLCSLDPNEQDSEDSHSTAEDLESRKSFQDQRSHISHPSPVHTDRGEDSPIDVTGTQFVEKDIENMAKDELQKLLVEQMDLRKKLEREFQSLKDNFQDQMKRELAYREEMVQQLQIVRDTLCNELDQERKARYAIQQKLKDADTKTLHRELFLQTSNPAPLSYIWAPRKLMYPPAP, from the exons ATGGAGGGGATCAGCGCCCAGAGAGAGCCCGGCTCCTCGCCCAGCACCAAGCCCCCGGGCCAGGACAGTCAGCCCTTCGCATCTGGGCCCCTGAAGCCCAACCAGGTGGGGGAGACGTCTCTGTACGGGGTGCCCATCGTGTCCCTGGTGATAGACGGTCAGGAGCGCCTGTGCCTGGCGCAGATCTCCAACACCCTGCTGAAGAGCTACAGCTACAACGAGATCCACAACCGGCGGGTGGCGCTGGGCATCACCTGCGTGCAGTGCACCCCGGTCCAGCTGGAGATCCTGCGCCGGGCAGGGGCCATGCCCATCTCGTCCCGCCGCTGCGGTATGATCACTAAGCGGGAGGCCGAGCGCCTGTGCAAGTCGTTCCTAGGGGAGCATCGCCCGCCCAAACTGCCCGAGAACTTCGCCTTCGATGTGGTGCACGAGTGCGCCTGGGGCTGCCGGGGCAGCTTCATCCCCGCCCGGTACAACAGCTCCCGGGCCAAGTGCATCAAGTGCGGCTACTGCGGCCTCTACTTCTCCCCTAACAAGTTCATCTTCCACTCGCACCGCGCCCCGGACTCTAAGTACACCCAGCCCGACGCCGCCAACTTCAATAGCTGGAGGCGGCACCTGCGGCTCAGCGACCCCTCCGCCTCAGATGACCTGGCGCACTCCTGGGAAGATGTCAAGGCCATGTTCAATGGCGGGACCCGCAAGAGAGCCTTTCCCTCCCcggccgcctcaggcagcggCTCGACCCGACAACACCTGGAGCTCccccctcctccgccaccgccgccAGCCAAGAGCCTGCGGGGGGATGAAGAGCAGGCGGCCCGGAGCTTCCCCCTCATCCCGGTACCGAGCAAAGGCTTCTCCGGGGTGCTGCACAAGATGACGCCGCCACTCTTCCCGCCGCCCCCCTATGGCTTCCCGGCCTTTGGTCTGTGCGCCAAGAAGGATGACGGGGTCCTGGGGGACAAGGGTGCTCTGCCCGGCGTCTTCTGGCCTGCTACCCCGGCCTCTAAAGACTCCGTGTACCCGCCCTTCCCGGTCTTCTGGCCGGCCGCAGGGGCGCTCCCTGTCCCCTCTTATACAGGCTTGTCCCAGCAGCAGGCGAGTGGCAAGACCGCGGGGGAGGCCGAGGAGCCGGAGAGCAGCGGAGAGACCCCCGAGGAGCAGCAGCCCTGCCGGGAGGAAGACCGGTCCGGGGACGAAGGGCGACCCGGAGAGCCGCTCACCCCCAGGAAGCTCCGCTacatctctgccttcaggccgGTGGTGAAAGCCGCTGAGAGTCTGGCCAAGTTATACGGGAGCCGGGAGGTGTACGGGCCCAGCCGGCCGCCGGGGTACAGCTCCCCGGACCTACTCAGTGACACGTCCAGCTTCCGCTCCGTCTCCCCCGGCCCCGACACCGCAGACGAGCCCGAAGTAGACGTGGAATCCAGCCGCTTCCCCGAGGAGGACCGAGGAGCCAGCGTAGTACCGGGGCCCTGCTCCAGCGCCTCCTCCCCAGCATCAGCCCGGGACACCGAGGACAGGAGGGAGCACAGCCCGGGGGACAGCCCGAGGAGTACTGGCGGCTATGAG GTTTACACAAAGCAGATAGCAGATGGCCCGCAGACCCTGAAGACCAATGCCCCACATCAAGGCCTCCCAACATCATATCTCTGCAGCCTAGACCCAAATG AGCAAGATTCAGAAGACAGTCATTCAACTGCTGAGGATCTGGAAAGCAGGAAGTCATTCCAAGACCAAAGGAGTCATATATCTCACCCGAGTCCCGTACACACTGACAGAG GGGAAGACAGTCCAATCGATGTCACCGGGACCCAGTTTGTAGAAAAAGACATTGAGAACATGGCGAAAG ATGAGCTGCAGAAGTTATTGGTGGAGCAGATGGATTTGAGGAAAAAGCTGGAAAGGGAATTTCAAAGCCTGAAAG ACAATTTCCAGGACCAGATGAAGAGGGAGTTGGCATACAGGGAAGAGATGGTCCAGCAGCTGCAGATTGTCAGAG ACACCTTGTGTAATGAACTGGATCAAGAGAGGAAAGCACGCTATGCCATCCAGCAGAAATTAAAAG ATGCTGACACCAAGACCTTGCACAGAGAACTATTCCTTCAGACATCTAATCCTGCACCTCTAAGCTATATCTGGGCTCCAAGGAAGTTGATGTACCCTCCTGCCCCCTGA